A genomic stretch from Ureibacillus composti includes:
- a CDS encoding NCS2 family permease, which translates to MKKYFMFDELGTNYRREIIGGFTTFLAMAYILAVNPSILGNAGLDTGAVFVATALAAAVGSLIMGIFGKFPIALAPGMGLNAFFAFTVVLTYNIPWQTGLTGVLFSGIIFIILSLTGVRETVINAIPVQLKHAVSAGIGLFITFVGLQGSGIIVNSDATLVSLGEFKGDTLLAVFGLVITVILMVRKVNAAIFLGIVITAIVGMIFNLVQVPTAVVSGVPDFSSTFLVALDPILNDPASLFNIQFLIVVLTFLFVDFFDTAGTLMAVANQAGLVKENKLPRAGRALMADALATTIGSLFGTSTTTAYVESTSGVAAGARSGFSAVVTAVLFLVALFFSPLLGVITSAVTAPALIIVGVLMCSSLRLIEWDKFEVAVPSFFTMIMMPLGYSIATGIAVGFVFYPITMILAGRKKEVHPIMYGLFVVFILYFIFVR; encoded by the coding sequence ATGAAAAAGTATTTCATGTTCGATGAACTTGGAACAAACTATCGCAGAGAAATAATTGGTGGTTTTACTACATTCCTTGCAATGGCTTATATTTTGGCTGTAAACCCTTCAATTTTAGGGAATGCAGGGTTAGATACTGGAGCAGTATTCGTTGCAACTGCACTAGCTGCTGCTGTTGGTTCACTTATTATGGGGATATTCGGTAAATTCCCAATCGCTTTAGCTCCTGGTATGGGGTTAAATGCGTTCTTTGCATTTACAGTTGTTTTAACATATAACATTCCATGGCAAACTGGATTAACAGGGGTATTATTCTCGGGTATTATTTTTATTATTTTATCTTTAACTGGTGTTCGTGAAACGGTTATTAATGCGATTCCGGTGCAATTAAAACATGCGGTATCAGCAGGTATCGGTTTATTCATTACATTTGTTGGTTTACAAGGTTCTGGAATTATCGTTAATAGTGATGCAACTTTAGTGTCATTAGGTGAATTTAAAGGCGACACTTTATTAGCTGTTTTTGGTCTTGTTATTACAGTAATCCTTATGGTTCGTAAGGTAAATGCAGCAATCTTTTTGGGAATCGTAATTACTGCAATTGTTGGTATGATTTTCAATTTAGTGCAAGTACCTACAGCGGTGGTTTCTGGTGTTCCTGACTTTTCATCCACATTCTTAGTTGCTTTAGATCCGATTTTGAACGATCCAGCTTCATTATTTAATATTCAATTTTTGATAGTAGTATTAACATTCCTTTTTGTGGACTTCTTTGATACAGCAGGTACGTTAATGGCTGTAGCAAACCAAGCGGGATTAGTAAAAGAGAATAAACTTCCGCGTGCAGGACGAGCGTTAATGGCTGATGCACTTGCTACAACAATTGGTTCTTTATTTGGAACATCTACAACAACAGCGTATGTTGAGTCAACTTCAGGTGTAGCAGCAGGTGCTCGCTCAGGTTTCTCAGCCGTAGTAACAGCAGTATTATTTTTAGTCGCTTTATTCTTTTCGCCGCTACTAGGTGTTATAACTTCAGCGGTAACAGCACCAGCACTTATTATCGTTGGGGTCTTGATGTGTTCATCATTACGCTTAATCGAATGGGATAAATTCGAAGTTGCAGTACCATCTTTCTTCACAATGATAATGATGCCACTCGGTTACAGTATCGCAACGGGGATTGCGGTTGGATTTGTATTCTATCCGATTACAATGATCCTAGCTGGTAGAAAAAAAGAAGTACATCCAATTATGTACGGTCTATTCGTAGTCTTTATCTTATATTTTATCTTCGTACGTTAA
- the guaA gene encoding glutamine-hydrolyzing GMP synthase produces the protein MSVTTPLLKEQEKIVVLDFGSQFNQLITRRIREFGVFSELHPHTVTAEEIKEMNAAGIIFSGGPNSVYDDNAFKVDEAIFDLGLPILGICYGMQLMAHTLGGKVESADTREYGKAEINVTTDNKLFGELPKEQVVWMSHGDHVTEVPEGFEVIATSPSCPISAMANAERKFYAVQYHPEVRHSVYGNDLLRQFVFDICNAKGDWSMANFIELEMKKIREQVGDKQVLCALSGGVDSSVVAVLIHKAIGDQLTCMFVDHNLNRKGEVEQVMKTFTEDFDMKVIKIDARERFMNKLKGVSDPEQKRKIIGNEFIYVFDEESSKLKDMDFLAQGTLYTDIIESGTATAQTIKSHHNVGGLPEDMKFELIEPLKTLFKDEVRALGLELGLPGEVVWRQPFPGPGLGIRVLGEVTEDKLEIVREADFILREEIKNAGLERDIWQYFAVLPDIKSVGVMGDQRTYDYTIGIRAVTSIDGMTSDWARIPWEVLEKISVRIVNEVKHINRVVYDITSKPPATIEWE, from the coding sequence ATAAGCGTGACTACTCCATTGTTAAAAGAACAAGAAAAAATCGTCGTTCTCGATTTTGGAAGCCAATTTAACCAATTAATCACTCGTCGTATTCGTGAGTTTGGTGTGTTCTCAGAGTTACATCCCCATACAGTAACTGCTGAAGAAATTAAAGAGATGAACGCTGCAGGGATTATTTTCTCAGGTGGCCCGAATTCAGTTTATGATGACAATGCATTTAAAGTAGATGAAGCAATTTTCGATTTAGGCTTACCAATTTTAGGTATTTGTTACGGTATGCAATTAATGGCCCATACACTAGGTGGTAAAGTTGAAAGTGCTGACACTCGTGAATACGGGAAAGCTGAAATTAACGTTACTACGGACAACAAATTGTTCGGTGAATTACCTAAAGAACAAGTTGTTTGGATGAGTCACGGTGATCATGTAACAGAAGTACCTGAAGGATTTGAAGTAATTGCAACAAGTCCGTCTTGTCCAATATCTGCTATGGCTAATGCAGAGCGTAAATTTTATGCAGTTCAATACCATCCAGAAGTACGTCACTCTGTATATGGTAATGACCTTTTACGTCAATTCGTATTCGATATTTGTAATGCAAAAGGCGACTGGTCAATGGCGAACTTTATCGAATTAGAAATGAAGAAGATTCGTGAACAAGTTGGCGATAAGCAAGTACTTTGTGCACTTTCAGGTGGTGTAGATTCATCTGTAGTAGCAGTTTTAATCCATAAAGCGATTGGTGATCAATTAACTTGTATGTTCGTAGACCATAACTTAAACCGTAAAGGTGAAGTAGAACAAGTAATGAAAACTTTCACTGAAGACTTTGATATGAAAGTTATTAAAATTGATGCTCGCGAACGCTTCATGAACAAGTTAAAAGGTGTATCTGACCCAGAGCAAAAACGTAAAATTATCGGGAATGAATTCATTTATGTATTCGATGAAGAATCATCAAAATTAAAAGATATGGACTTCCTTGCACAAGGAACTCTTTATACGGATATTATCGAATCAGGTACGGCAACTGCTCAAACAATTAAATCACACCATAATGTTGGTGGTCTTCCAGAAGATATGAAGTTTGAGTTAATTGAGCCATTAAAAACTTTATTTAAAGATGAAGTACGTGCTCTAGGATTAGAGTTAGGTCTTCCTGGAGAAGTAGTATGGCGTCAACCATTCCCAGGACCTGGTCTTGGTATTCGTGTACTAGGTGAAGTAACAGAAGATAAATTAGAAATTGTACGTGAAGCTGACTTCATCTTACGTGAAGAAATCAAAAATGCTGGTCTTGAAAGAGACATTTGGCAGTACTTCGCTGTACTTCCTGACATTAAGTCAGTAGGTGTAATGGGTGACCAACGTACTTATGATTACACAATCGGTATCCGTGCTGTAACATCTATCGACGGTATGACTTCTGATTGGGCACGTATCCCTTGGGAAGTGTTAGAAAAAATCTCAGTTCGTATCGTAAACGAAGTGAAACACATCAACCGCGTTGTGTATGACATTACGTCTAAGCCACCAGCAACTATTGAGTGGGAATAA
- a CDS encoding DUF4129 domain-containing transglutaminase family protein gives MKKTTFKYIELSIYYVLIFFILREWLVPIMQLTGTGHMDLILIFIALSLVVSLFKIHFIISWIVKGLYILWFIVRVYSDTAPFSAEGFRFLTNDLWTNFSSVILADWTRITDSFRTFLFFVLIWMLIYLVHHWITVRMNIFYFLVITVFFIAILDTFTRYDGSFAIVKVVLLGLIMTSFLYVKRLFKQAGIQTDWKKYILLLMPIILLIGLTSSVAIFLPKASPQWPDPVPFIKSATGQGEVGEGTAVSKVGYGDDDETLGGSFVADDQVVFLAEAETKQYWRVETKDVYTSKGWEKSDYFLNEFSVFKQGDRIAHSLPIGPEDQTKTSFIKVVYPYEFIIHPYGLKSVYTEEPNVELFMDSNTEKITPIINAEETVLSNYVVEYSKPTYLYSNLKKPTEEIDSFIRERYLQLPDSLPDRVVELANQIIKGKETPYDQARAIEGYFGMNGFRYDTENVAIPAKDQDYVDQFLFDTKVGYCDNFSTSMVVMLRSIGIPARWVKGFAGGEVIDRNGDVSTFEITNNDAHSWVEAYIPNVGWVNFEPTIGFTNTRSIDYDLEKTETDQDETLTVDEDTEPEETVEKKTEKEETTADKGSKLFENVTKSLTQGKYIYLSILIVILILILVLMKYRRKWIPKMFMKFKGNQPLDESSLEKHYLQLLKILELQGIKRKEGQTLTAFAKEVDQKFETNYMTQFTLAYEEFIYGEQLSETDFAKLKECWEYLINRSSG, from the coding sequence GTGAAAAAGACAACGTTTAAATATATTGAGCTATCAATTTATTATGTTTTAATATTTTTCATTCTACGAGAATGGTTAGTACCTATTATGCAATTAACGGGAACTGGCCATATGGATTTGATCTTAATCTTTATCGCTTTAAGTTTAGTGGTTAGTTTATTTAAGATCCATTTCATCATCTCGTGGATTGTAAAAGGGCTTTATATTTTATGGTTTATTGTTAGGGTTTATAGTGACACTGCCCCATTTTCTGCGGAAGGATTTCGTTTTCTTACAAATGATTTATGGACGAACTTTTCAAGTGTGATTCTTGCAGATTGGACTAGAATAACGGATTCTTTCCGTACGTTTTTGTTTTTCGTTTTAATTTGGATGTTAATCTATTTAGTTCACCATTGGATTACAGTGAGAATGAACATCTTTTATTTCTTAGTAATTACTGTGTTTTTTATCGCAATCTTAGATACATTTACTCGATACGATGGTTCTTTTGCAATTGTAAAAGTAGTACTCCTTGGTCTAATAATGACTTCATTTTTATATGTAAAGCGTTTATTCAAACAGGCTGGAATTCAAACGGATTGGAAAAAGTACATTCTATTACTGATGCCAATTATCCTTTTAATTGGTTTAACAAGTTCTGTTGCAATTTTTCTTCCGAAAGCTTCGCCGCAATGGCCAGACCCTGTCCCTTTTATTAAATCTGCCACAGGGCAAGGGGAGGTTGGAGAAGGAACTGCGGTTTCTAAAGTTGGGTATGGAGATGATGATGAAACGCTCGGAGGCTCGTTTGTTGCAGATGATCAAGTTGTTTTTTTAGCCGAAGCAGAAACGAAGCAATATTGGCGTGTTGAAACGAAAGATGTTTATACGTCAAAAGGGTGGGAAAAATCTGATTACTTTTTAAATGAGTTTTCGGTTTTCAAACAAGGGGATCGAATTGCTCATTCTTTACCTATTGGACCTGAAGATCAGACTAAAACGTCATTTATTAAAGTTGTCTATCCTTATGAATTTATTATTCATCCCTATGGTTTAAAAAGTGTTTATACCGAAGAACCAAATGTGGAATTGTTTATGGATAGTAACACCGAAAAAATAACGCCGATTATAAATGCCGAAGAAACGGTACTTTCAAATTATGTTGTTGAGTACAGCAAACCAACCTATTTATACAGTAACCTAAAAAAGCCGACTGAAGAAATAGATTCTTTTATTCGGGAGCGATATTTACAATTACCTGATTCGTTACCAGATCGAGTTGTTGAACTTGCGAATCAAATTATAAAAGGAAAAGAAACACCATATGACCAAGCGAGAGCGATTGAAGGTTACTTTGGGATGAATGGTTTCCGTTATGATACTGAAAATGTGGCGATCCCAGCTAAAGACCAGGATTATGTGGATCAGTTTCTATTCGATACAAAAGTAGGGTATTGTGATAACTTTTCAACATCTATGGTAGTCATGCTTCGTTCGATTGGAATTCCAGCTAGGTGGGTAAAAGGATTTGCTGGAGGAGAAGTAATTGATCGAAATGGTGATGTGTCAACTTTTGAAATTACGAATAATGATGCACATTCTTGGGTAGAGGCATACATTCCAAATGTTGGATGGGTCAATTTTGAACCGACGATTGGTTTTACAAATACACGTTCAATTGATTACGATTTAGAAAAAACAGAGACTGATCAAGATGAAACATTAACGGTTGATGAAGATACGGAACCTGAAGAAACAGTCGAAAAGAAAACAGAAAAAGAAGAAACGACAGCAGATAAAGGTAGTAAGTTGTTTGAAAATGTGACAAAATCGTTAACTCAAGGTAAATATATTTATTTGTCTATATTGATAGTAATCCTCATACTCATCTTAGTATTAATGAAATATAGACGAAAATGGATACCGAAAATGTTTATGAAATTTAAAGGAAATCAGCCATTGGATGAATCTTCTTTAGAAAAACACTATCTTCAACTTTTAAAAATCCTTGAATTACAAGGAATAAAGCGGAAAGAAGGTCAAACACTTACTGCCTTTGCAAAAGAGGTTGATCAAAAATTTGAAACAAATTATATGACCCAATTTACATTAGCGTATGAAGAGTTTATATATGGAGAACAATTAAGTGAGACAGACTTCGCAAAACTGAAAGAATGTTGGGAATATTTAATCAATCGTAGTAGCGGTTGA
- a CDS encoding DUF58 domain-containing protein, translated as MNRIKAFLSNSGRLTLIILLIAATFSFAMFQGGFVSWFLFFTLIPFLLYSLLLAFLPINISNVHREILPLTLTRGDSASVKVSFRNKTWFPLIFVTIQEMGMDQQFYEKTNGRSSNIFFVGWRRNFEWIYEIPKLERGELRFNGFLFTFTDFFGWTVRRKVHQVQQTVLIYPKITEVNYKPLQFQFGQGGVHSSIKVVKDNSLVTGIRDYQAGDRFSLIHWKSFAKNETLKTKEFEDRQSREVALVLDSTTSKNFELVVDFVASTLNAVVKKHGEISFLSVGKDRQYFPNLKTGNQLERVNRHLAVIKPDANQKIEAALLNEIANFHSSTLLLVTGEITEQLEMFFVNSMNSMRGIVCFVVINDEAQKTKGVERKFPHVKVAYLTKDSFKHAFTEVLKP; from the coding sequence ATGAATAGAATAAAAGCTTTTTTAAGTAATAGTGGCCGTCTTACTTTAATTATCCTTCTAATCGCTGCAACTTTTTCATTTGCGATGTTTCAAGGTGGTTTTGTTAGTTGGTTTCTCTTTTTCACACTCATTCCATTTTTACTTTATTCTTTGCTATTAGCATTCCTTCCAATCAACATTTCGAATGTTCATCGTGAAATTCTCCCACTGACTCTTACCCGTGGTGATTCTGCTTCGGTGAAAGTGAGTTTCCGTAATAAAACATGGTTTCCACTCATCTTTGTTACGATTCAAGAAATGGGGATGGATCAGCAATTTTACGAAAAAACAAATGGTCGTTCTAGTAACATCTTCTTTGTAGGATGGAGAAGGAATTTTGAATGGATATATGAAATTCCAAAATTAGAACGTGGAGAGTTGCGGTTTAATGGTTTTTTATTTACTTTTACAGATTTTTTCGGATGGACGGTTCGCCGTAAAGTTCATCAAGTTCAACAAACTGTCCTTATTTATCCTAAAATCACGGAGGTTAACTACAAACCACTTCAATTCCAGTTTGGACAAGGGGGAGTACATTCTTCAATTAAAGTAGTGAAGGATAATTCATTAGTCACCGGAATCAGAGATTATCAAGCTGGAGACCGTTTTTCGTTAATTCATTGGAAGTCATTTGCTAAAAATGAAACATTAAAGACGAAGGAATTTGAAGATCGTCAGTCACGGGAAGTTGCTTTAGTACTTGATTCAACAACAAGCAAAAACTTTGAATTGGTTGTTGATTTTGTAGCATCCACTTTAAATGCTGTTGTGAAAAAACATGGGGAGATTTCGTTTCTATCCGTAGGAAAGGACCGTCAATACTTTCCGAATTTGAAAACAGGGAATCAGCTGGAGCGTGTGAATCGGCATTTAGCAGTTATAAAACCTGATGCTAACCAGAAAATAGAAGCTGCTTTATTAAATGAAATTGCCAACTTCCATTCATCAACGTTATTGTTGGTAACGGGAGAAATTACAGAACAATTAGAAATGTTCTTTGTGAATAGCATGAATTCAATGCGCGGGATAGTTTGTTTTGTTGTCATTAATGATGAAGCTCAAAAAACAAAAGGTGTTGAGCGGAAATTTCCTCATGTAAAAGTGGCTTACTTGACTAAAGACTCGTTTAAACATGCATTCACGGAGGTGTTGAAGCCGTGA
- a CDS encoding MoxR family ATPase → MHKQIEAIIENIEKVMIGKREVAELSVVALLAGGHVLLEDVPGVGKTMMVRALAKSVSAQFKRIQFTPDLLPSDVIGVSVYNPKTLQFEFRPGPILGNIILADEINRTSPKTQSALLESMEEASVTVDGETLQITKPFFVMATQNPIEYEGTYPLPEAQLDRFLLKIKMGYPTAQEEVEVLRRTQHNEAIQQLSPVISIEDLLELQEEVKSVYVDDSVKSYIVQIARATRSIQHIYLGVSPRASIALMKASQAYAKMQDRDFVKPDDVQYLAPFVFGHRIILKPEARYEGITTDGILGNIIEKAVVPIKRYAEK, encoded by the coding sequence ATGCATAAACAAATAGAGGCAATTATTGAGAATATAGAAAAAGTGATGATTGGAAAACGGGAAGTTGCTGAATTGAGTGTTGTTGCATTACTTGCTGGAGGGCACGTCTTATTAGAAGATGTACCCGGAGTCGGGAAAACAATGATGGTACGTGCGCTTGCCAAATCTGTGAGTGCTCAGTTTAAACGGATTCAGTTTACACCAGATTTACTACCATCCGATGTAATTGGTGTATCTGTATATAATCCAAAGACACTTCAATTTGAATTTAGACCTGGCCCTATATTAGGAAATATTATCTTAGCGGATGAAATCAATCGTACTTCACCAAAAACACAATCAGCTTTATTAGAAAGTATGGAGGAGGCCTCTGTCACAGTCGATGGGGAAACATTACAAATCACTAAGCCGTTTTTTGTAATGGCGACACAAAATCCAATAGAATATGAAGGTACATATCCATTACCTGAAGCGCAACTTGACCGATTCTTATTAAAAATCAAAATGGGCTACCCTACAGCACAAGAAGAAGTTGAGGTTCTACGTCGCACACAGCATAATGAAGCCATTCAACAATTATCTCCTGTTATTTCAATTGAAGATCTTTTGGAGTTGCAAGAAGAGGTAAAGAGTGTTTATGTAGATGATTCAGTTAAGAGTTATATTGTACAAATTGCTAGAGCCACTAGAAGCATTCAACATATTTACTTGGGTGTTAGCCCTAGAGCTTCAATTGCACTGATGAAAGCCTCTCAGGCCTACGCCAAAATGCAAGATCGAGATTTTGTAAAACCTGACGATGTTCAATATTTAGCCCCGTTTGTTTTTGGACATCGCATCATTTTAAAACCCGAAGCTAGGTACGAAGGAATTACGACTGATGGAATTTTAGGAAATATTATTGAAAAAGCTGTTGTGCCTATTAAAAGGTATGCTGAAAAATGA
- the nadE gene encoding ammonia-dependent NAD(+) synthetase produces MEELQKQIIEELKVLPEINPEDEVRKSVDFLKEYAAKHSFVKGFVLGVSGGQDSTLTGKLCQLAVDELNQEHGQGRYSLWAVRLPYGTQADEQDCQDALEFIQPTKIYTINIKKAVDASVQTLKEAGIELSDFAKGNEKARERMKAQYSIAAMNGGVVVGTDHAAEAITGFYTKYGDGGVDLTPIYRLNKRQGKQILAYLGCPEHLYLKTPTADLEEERPSLPDESALGVSYEVIDDYLEGKEVPEDLRKVIEGHYLRSQHKRHLPITIFDDFWK; encoded by the coding sequence ATGGAAGAGCTACAAAAGCAAATTATTGAAGAGTTAAAAGTACTACCTGAAATTAACCCAGAAGATGAAGTTCGTAAATCTGTGGATTTCCTTAAAGAATACGCTGCTAAACATAGCTTCGTAAAAGGCTTTGTACTTGGAGTTAGTGGGGGACAAGATTCAACGCTAACGGGGAAACTATGTCAGCTTGCGGTAGATGAATTAAATCAAGAGCATGGACAAGGGCGATATTCGCTATGGGCAGTCCGACTTCCTTATGGTACTCAAGCAGATGAGCAAGATTGCCAGGACGCTCTTGAATTTATCCAACCAACAAAAATTTATACAATAAATATAAAAAAAGCAGTAGATGCGAGTGTACAGACGCTGAAAGAAGCAGGCATTGAATTGAGTGACTTTGCAAAAGGTAATGAAAAAGCGCGAGAACGAATGAAGGCGCAGTACTCTATCGCAGCCATGAACGGTGGAGTAGTTGTCGGTACGGACCATGCAGCCGAAGCAATCACTGGTTTCTATACAAAATACGGCGACGGTGGTGTTGATTTGACGCCGATATACCGTCTTAATAAAAGACAGGGTAAACAAATATTAGCGTATTTAGGTTGTCCTGAGCATCTATACTTAAAAACTCCAACAGCAGATTTAGAAGAAGAGCGTCCATCATTGCCTGACGAATCAGCTTTAGGAGTTTCTTATGAAGTGATTGATGATTATTTAGAAGGAAAAGAAGTGCCTGAAGACTTACGAAAAGTAATTGAAGGTCATTATTTACGCTCTCAGCATAAACGCCATTTACCTATTACTATCTTTGATGATTTTTGGAAATAA
- a CDS encoding nicotinate phosphoribosyltransferase, protein MKSKFTDDSLTLHTDLYQINMAESYWADGLHNRKSVFEVYFRKMPFGNGYAIFAGLDKVLDYLKNFRFSESDIAYLKEEVGYSDDFIDYLKGVRFTGSVYSVVEGEVVFSNEPLIRIEAPLAEAQLVETAILNIVNFQTLIATKASRIKQIIKDEVAMEFGTRRAQEMDAAIWGARAAIIGGFDSTSNVRAGKLFNIPVAGTHAHALVQTFKNDYDAFHSYARRHKDCVFLVDTYDTLKSGVPTAIRVAKELGDKINFIGIRLDSGDISFLSKEARRMLDEAGFPNAKIVVSNDLDEYTILNLKSQGAKVDSWGIGTKLITAYDQPALGAVYKMVSIENEHGEMEDTIKISANAEKVTTPGLKKVYRIINRDNGKAEGDYIALADERPEAEERIKMFHPIHTFISKFVTNFDARELHHKVIEDGKVIYESPSVLDMQKYATSTLNLLWDEYKRSLNPEEYPVDLSQKCWDNKMSNIQEVRDMVEEIRRS, encoded by the coding sequence ATGAAATCGAAATTCACAGATGACAGCTTAACTTTACACACTGACCTTTATCAAATCAATATGGCAGAAAGTTATTGGGCAGATGGATTACACAACCGTAAATCGGTGTTTGAAGTTTATTTTAGAAAAATGCCCTTTGGCAATGGTTATGCAATTTTTGCAGGGCTAGACAAAGTGTTGGATTATTTAAAAAATTTCCGTTTTAGTGAATCTGATATTGCCTATTTGAAAGAAGAAGTAGGTTATTCGGATGATTTTATAGACTATTTAAAAGGGGTTCGTTTCACTGGATCTGTTTATTCTGTGGTTGAAGGAGAAGTGGTTTTCTCAAATGAGCCGCTAATCAGAATAGAAGCTCCTCTAGCAGAAGCACAATTAGTTGAAACAGCTATTTTAAATATTGTCAATTTCCAAACACTAATTGCAACAAAAGCAAGTAGAATTAAGCAAATCATTAAAGATGAAGTAGCAATGGAATTTGGTACGCGCCGTGCACAAGAGATGGACGCAGCGATTTGGGGAGCGCGTGCAGCAATTATCGGAGGATTCGACTCTACTTCAAATGTAAGAGCGGGTAAACTATTTAATATTCCAGTTGCAGGAACTCATGCACATGCATTAGTTCAAACGTTCAAAAATGATTACGATGCTTTTCATTCCTATGCTAGAAGACATAAAGATTGCGTGTTTTTAGTAGACACATATGATACGTTGAAATCAGGTGTGCCAACAGCGATCCGCGTTGCAAAAGAGTTGGGAGATAAAATAAACTTTATTGGTATTCGTTTAGACAGTGGGGACATTTCGTTTCTATCAAAAGAAGCTAGACGCATGTTAGATGAAGCAGGTTTCCCGAATGCTAAAATCGTTGTTTCAAATGATTTAGATGAATATACAATTTTAAATCTTAAATCACAAGGAGCTAAAGTAGATTCTTGGGGCATTGGAACAAAGCTAATAACAGCATATGATCAACCGGCTTTAGGAGCGGTTTATAAAATGGTCTCAATCGAAAATGAACACGGTGAGATGGAAGACACAATTAAAATATCCGCCAATGCTGAAAAAGTTACAACTCCAGGTTTGAAGAAAGTTTACCGAATTATCAACCGAGATAATGGGAAAGCAGAAGGCGATTACATTGCATTAGCTGATGAAAGACCTGAAGCGGAAGAACGAATTAAAATGTTCCACCCAATCCATACATTTATCTCTAAATTTGTCACTAACTTTGATGCGAGAGAATTACATCATAAAGTGATTGAAGACGGAAAAGTTATATACGAAAGTCCTTCTGTTTTAGATATGCAAAAATATGCAACTTCTACTCTAAATCTATTATGGGATGAATACAAACGCTCATTAAATCCTGAAGAATATCCCGTTGACCTTAGTCAAAAATGTTGGGATAACAAAATGAGTAACATTCAAGAAGTGCGTGATATGGTTGAAGAAATCAGACGTAGTTAA
- a CDS encoding phosphate ABC transporter ATP-binding protein — protein MTQLNETTAIRFQNVCYEVDQLSILKNVSGNFNKGKITTLVGPSGAGKTTLLKMCNGLLSPTSGKILIYNNLIESFIPTELRKKVGIVLQSAPIIRGTVFENLSLPRTIQNQTLKKEEATSILKDVGLDDSFLYRQATELSGGQRQKLSIARTLINRSEILLLDEITSALDPTSANDIEQLILKINKKYDVTIIWITHNIKQAKEIGHFTWVMMEGQLIEAGKSSILLESTNSKIQKFVQGVIDK, from the coding sequence ATGACACAATTAAATGAAACTACCGCGATTCGTTTCCAAAATGTCTGTTATGAAGTGGATCAGTTATCCATTTTAAAAAACGTATCCGGAAATTTTAATAAAGGAAAGATAACGACATTAGTTGGTCCATCAGGTGCAGGGAAAACAACATTATTAAAAATGTGTAACGGTCTTTTATCCCCGACATCTGGAAAAATATTAATATACAATAATCTTATAGAATCCTTTATTCCAACTGAACTTCGAAAAAAGGTAGGGATTGTTCTACAAAGCGCTCCAATCATTAGAGGAACAGTATTTGAAAATTTATCTTTACCCAGAACAATACAAAATCAAACACTAAAAAAAGAAGAAGCCACTTCCATTTTGAAAGATGTTGGACTAGATGATTCTTTTCTTTATCGCCAAGCTACTGAACTATCTGGGGGGCAAAGGCAAAAATTATCCATTGCTCGAACACTCATCAATCGTTCAGAGATTCTTTTATTAGATGAAATTACTTCTGCTCTTGATCCAACCTCTGCAAATGACATTGAACAGTTAATTTTAAAAATTAATAAAAAATATGATGTGACCATCATTTGGATTACACACAACATTAAACAAGCTAAAGAGATTGGTCATTTTACTTGGGTGATGATGGAGGGGCAATTAATCGAAGCTGGAAAAAGTAGTATACTTCTCGAATCAACAAACAGCAAAATTCAAAAATTTGTTCAAGGAGTAATTGATAAATGA